Proteins encoded together in one Solanum lycopersicum chromosome 7, SLM_r2.1 window:
- the LOC101259766 gene encoding pentatricopeptide repeat-containing protein At1g79080, chloroplastic: protein MAVPLNSVSIITNPSPENARNPRGFSTHIPKFLPFFQSRSISRNLASSHLSPALKEQLPVASKGSIFTLPNWRSGKNDPRNKELRLYDAFLYLEYMVGKGQKPDKTHATQLLYDLCNCNKLRKAARVMEMMVSSGTIPDAASYTFLVNNLCKRGNVGHAMQLVDKMEEYGYPTNTVTYNSLIRGLCMRGNLNKSLQFVEKLIQKGLVPNAYTYSILLEASYKEKGVNEAMLLLDNIIAKGGKPNLVSYNVLLTGLCKEGRIDEAKQFFRNLPSKGFNPNVVSYNILLRSLCFEGRWEEANEFLAEMVGEDRSPSIVTYNILISSLALHGQTDHAIKILDEMYFGEQFKPIAASYNPIIARLCKDRKVDAVIKCLDQMLERHCSPNEGTYNSIAVLCDEGLVHEAFSILQALRIKQSSSSHDFYRAVISGLCRKGNTFAAFQLLYDMTAHGFTPDSYTYSSLIRGLCLEKMLVAAVDVFYMMEENGYRPDVDNFNALVLGLCKSKRTDLSLKVFEDMISKGYMPNEITYTIIVEGIIHEDHKELASVVLRELHRKEVISRNTVERLAMQYELEDMAVC, encoded by the coding sequence ATGGCAGTCCCATTAAATTCAGTATCCATAATAACAAATCCATCACCAGAAAATGCAAGAAATCCTCGTGGATTTTCTACCCACATACCAAagttccttcctttcttccAAAGTAGGAGCATTTCAAGAAATTTAGCTTCTTCCCATTTAAGTCCAGCTCTAAAAGAACAGCTACCAGTAGCTTCAAAGGGCAGTATTTTCACTCTGCCTAATTGGAGGTCAGGTAAAAATGACCCAAGAAACAAAGAACTTAGGCTTTATGATGCATTTTTGTATTTGGAATACATGGTGGGGAAGGGCCAAAAGCCTGATAAAACTCATGCAACTCAGCTTTTGTATGATCTGTGTAATTGTAATAAACTTAGGAAAGCTGCTAGAGTTATGGAAATGATGGTGAGTTCTGGTACTATACCTGATGCTGCTTCTTATACTTTCTTGGTGAATAACTTGTGTAAGAGAGGAAATGTCGGTCATGCTATGCAATTAGTTGATAAAATGGAGGAATATGGATATCCAACAAATACTGTGACTTACAATTCTCTTATAAGAGGACTTTGTATGAGGGGGAACCTGAACAAGAGCCTGCAATTTGTCGAAAAGTTGATTCAGAAAGGGTTGGTACCAAATGCATATACGTACTCTATATTGCTTGAGGCTAGTTATAAAGAAAAAGGGGTTAATGAAGCAATGTTACTTTTAGACAATATTATTGCCAAGGGTGGAAAGCCTAATTTGGTTAGTTACAATGTTCTCTTAACTGGGCTGTGCAAAGAAGGAAGAATAGATGAAGCTAAACAATTCTTTAGAAACTTGCCATCAAAAGGGTTTAATCCTAACGTTGTCAGCTATAATATCTTGTTGAGGAGCTTGTGTTTTGAAGGACGTTGGGAGGAAGCGAATGAGTTTCTGGCAGAGATGGTTGGAGAAGATCGTTCTCCATCGATTGTAACGTACAATATATTGATCAGTTCGCTTGCTCTTCATGGGCAAACGGATCATGCTATCAAGATTCTGGATGAAATGTACTTTGGAGAACAGTTCAAGCCAATTGCTGCTAGCTACAATCCGATAATTGCACGTCTCTGCAAAGATAGGAAAGTGGATGCAGTAATTAAGTGTCTCGACCAAATGTTAGAACGACATTGTAGTCCTAATGAGGGGACATATAATTCCATCGCTGTGCTGTGTGACGAAGGATTGGTTCACGAAGCCTTCTCAATTctccaagctttgaggattaaacAAAGCTCCTCCAGTCATGATTTCTATAGAGCTGTGATTTCTGGTTTATGTAGGAAAGGAAACACATTTGCAGCATTTCAGCTTCTATATGACATGACAGCCCACGGATTTACTCCAGACTCTTACACCTATTCTTCATTGATCAGAGGATTATGCTTGGAAAAGATGTTGGTGGCTGCTGTCGATGTATTCTACATGATGGAAGAAAATGGATATAGGCCTGATGTTGACAATTTCAATGCGCTTGTGCTTGGACTATGCAAATCCAAAAGAACAGACTTGTCATTAAAGGTATTTGAGGACATGATCAGCAAAGGTTATATGCCTAATGAGATAACATATACCATTATAGTCGAAGGCATCATCCATGAAGATCACAAGGAGCTTGCATCAGTAGTCCTAAGGGAACTGCACCGGAAAGAAGTAATAAGTAGAAATACTGTTGAAAGACTTGCTATGCAATATGAGCTTGAAGATATGGCAGTATGCTGA
- the LOC101257489 gene encoding uncharacterized protein, producing the protein MAKSKDDITYGTAQARLSEDDALRIRYKAGTPLEGGKIADSQPVDLFSSVRNIENQQGKIADSQPVELSSSAQKIAAAKQKQSQQEEKPTDSSDLEGKDTHVYDDENMDNNLPPAAATLMFDSNKADNWTTNPP; encoded by the coding sequence ATGGCAAAGAGCAAAGATGATATAACTTATGGGACAGCTCAAGCAAGACTATCTGAAGATGATGCTCTTAGAATAAGGTACAAAGCAGGAACTCCTCTTGAAGGAGGAAAAATTGCTGACTCTCAACCAGTTGATCTATTCTCAAGTGTTCGTAATATTGAGAATCAACAAGGCAAGATTGCTGATTCTCAACCTGTTGAACTCTCCTCAAGTGCACAAAAAATTGCAGCAGCCAAACAAAAACAATCCCAACAAGAAGAGAAGCCTACAGATTCTTCTGATCTGGAGGGAAAGGATACTCATGTTTATGATGATGAGAATATGGATAACAATTTGCCTCCAGCAGCTGCAACACTCATGTTTGATAGCAACAAGGCTGATAATTGGACAACAAATCCTCCTTGA